One Cellulomonas sp. NS3 genomic region harbors:
- a CDS encoding phosphatase PAP2 family protein, with amino-acid sequence MTSRRTDSRDAEAPHHPGRTHRLLRAAGFAAALGLPVAALAFVVRTESSPVVAFDEAVIAAATDLTRETPGLRHVLLAWQEAFRGVWINPLVALLCLWVWRRHGLRTRATWALVTLLVAWGLAQVMKQVVARARPVVEDAVAHADGFSFPSGHATNTAAAGLTVTLLVWPLLGPRGRVAVPAVAAALVLLTAADRVLLGVHYPSDVVAGVLVGTAMVGASYLGYVGRTPHLPQPGTSVSPATPDDDRQAHP; translated from the coding sequence ATGACCTCGCGCCGCACGGACTCCCGCGACGCCGAGGCCCCGCACCACCCCGGCCGCACGCACCGCCTGCTGCGCGCCGCGGGCTTCGCGGCGGCGCTCGGCCTGCCCGTCGCCGCGCTCGCGTTCGTCGTGCGCACCGAGTCCTCCCCCGTAGTCGCGTTCGACGAGGCCGTGATCGCCGCGGCGACGGACCTGACCCGCGAGACCCCCGGGCTGCGCCACGTGCTGCTCGCGTGGCAGGAGGCGTTCCGCGGGGTGTGGATCAACCCCCTCGTCGCGCTGCTGTGCCTCTGGGTGTGGCGACGGCACGGCCTGCGCACGCGCGCGACGTGGGCGCTCGTCACCCTGCTCGTCGCCTGGGGCCTCGCGCAGGTCATGAAGCAGGTGGTCGCGCGCGCCCGCCCGGTCGTGGAGGACGCCGTCGCGCACGCCGACGGCTTCAGCTTCCCGTCCGGCCACGCCACGAACACGGCCGCGGCGGGGCTCACCGTGACCCTGCTCGTCTGGCCGCTGCTCGGCCCCCGCGGGCGCGTCGCGGTCCCCGCCGTCGCCGCCGCGCTCGTCCTCCTCACCGCCGCGGACCGCGTGCTGCTCGGCGTGCACTACCCGTCCGACGTCGTCGCGGGGGTGCTCGTCGGCACCGCGATGGTCGGCGCCTCCTACCTCGGCTACGTCGGCCGCACCCCGCACCTCCCGCAGCCCGGCACCTCCGTCAGCCCCGCCACCCCCGACGACGACAGGCAGGCCCACCCGTGA
- a CDS encoding phosphatase PAP2 family protein → MSFVHRYAQDTSRPTLRSAGGDLARRALAPAVGLWAVIVGLGTLIRGPLDDLPAEDTLNAELAADRTPAMDQLTALWSNIGATLFLIVTCLLVIALVWWRTKEWWLAVVPGIAVSVQAAVFVTAAAVVGRERPSVEKLDEAPPTSSFPSGHVGASTAFYLTLALLSRRIADPTLRGLATAVCLLVPVLVAYARLYRGMHHLTDVLVGVLNGVVCAGLAWHYLRRRERRTSPGRARRAVASR, encoded by the coding sequence GTGAGCTTCGTCCACCGGTACGCGCAGGACACGTCGCGACCGACCCTCCGCAGCGCCGGCGGCGACCTCGCCCGCCGCGCCCTCGCCCCCGCCGTCGGGCTGTGGGCGGTCATCGTGGGGCTCGGGACGCTCATTCGGGGGCCGCTCGACGACCTGCCCGCCGAGGACACGCTCAACGCCGAGCTGGCCGCGGACCGCACCCCGGCGATGGACCAGCTCACCGCGCTGTGGTCGAACATCGGCGCGACGCTGTTCCTCATCGTCACGTGCCTGCTCGTCATCGCGCTGGTGTGGTGGCGGACCAAGGAGTGGTGGCTCGCCGTCGTCCCGGGCATCGCGGTGTCCGTGCAGGCCGCCGTGTTCGTCACCGCGGCGGCGGTCGTCGGCCGCGAGCGCCCGTCGGTCGAGAAGCTCGACGAGGCGCCGCCCACGTCGAGCTTCCCGAGCGGCCACGTGGGGGCGTCGACCGCGTTCTACCTCACGCTCGCGCTGCTCAGCCGGCGGATCGCGGACCCGACGCTGCGCGGGCTCGCGACCGCGGTCTGCCTGCTCGTGCCCGTGCTCGTCGCGTACGCGCGGCTGTACCGGGGCATGCACCACCTGACGGACGTGCTCGTCGGGGTGTTGAACGGCGTCGTCTGCGCCGGGCTCGCGTGGCACTACCTGCGCCGCCGCGAGCGCCGGACGTCCCCCGGCCGCGCCCGCCGCGCGGTCGCCTCGCGCTGA
- a CDS encoding M20/M25/M40 family metallo-hydrolase, which produces MTARRTLAALTAASALLVGGAIAAPASAHGNPSTPERFAEKVTTKAVMRHLQALQYVADRNDGNRAALTPGYDASAQYVERTLKRAGYTTERDYFTFDLDVVDAEVLLQNTPDEASFVVDQMEFSSSTPETGLTADLSVPADAFGCDATAWEGVDATGTIALVSRGNACPFAAKALAAQEAGAVGVVIYNNVAETELFGTLGEDSGVTIPAAGTTLETGQALLEDLATGYPVNVTLDIRSHVEEAESFNVLAETRRGRDDNVVMLGAHLDSVEDGPGINDNGTGSAALLEVAVQLAKSKKHNNTVRFAWWGAEELGLIGSTEYVEELATQEGELDRIATYLNFDMVGSPNYVIGVYDADQSTYEAPVEVPAGSIETEDVFTDYFDSIGQPWVDTEFSGRSDYQAFILNGIPASGLFTGADDIKTAEEVALFGGTEGIQQDPNYHSPEDDITNVNTTALGIMVKAIAFATYSLAQDTSAINGVSGPGTGHGYPGHPGHPGKGRHGGTLAPQGTQEGWERAA; this is translated from the coding sequence GTGACAGCACGTCGTACCCTCGCCGCGCTCACAGCGGCCAGCGCCCTGCTCGTCGGCGGCGCGATCGCGGCACCCGCCTCGGCGCACGGCAACCCGAGCACCCCCGAGCGCTTCGCGGAGAAGGTCACCACGAAGGCGGTCATGCGCCACCTGCAGGCCCTGCAGTACGTCGCGGACCGCAACGACGGCAACCGTGCCGCCCTGACCCCCGGGTACGACGCGAGCGCCCAGTACGTCGAGCGCACGCTCAAGCGCGCCGGGTACACGACGGAACGGGACTACTTCACGTTCGACCTCGACGTGGTCGACGCGGAGGTGCTGCTGCAGAACACGCCCGACGAGGCGAGCTTCGTGGTCGACCAGATGGAGTTCTCGTCGAGCACGCCCGAGACCGGGCTGACGGCGGACCTCTCCGTCCCGGCGGACGCGTTCGGCTGCGACGCGACCGCGTGGGAGGGCGTCGACGCCACCGGCACCATCGCGCTCGTGAGCCGAGGCAACGCGTGCCCCTTCGCCGCGAAGGCGCTCGCCGCGCAGGAGGCCGGCGCCGTCGGCGTCGTCATCTACAACAACGTCGCCGAGACCGAGCTGTTCGGCACGCTCGGCGAGGACAGCGGCGTCACGATCCCGGCCGCGGGCACGACGCTCGAGACCGGCCAGGCGCTGCTCGAGGACCTCGCCACCGGCTACCCGGTCAACGTCACGCTGGACATCCGCAGCCACGTCGAGGAGGCGGAGAGCTTCAACGTCCTCGCGGAGACCAGGCGCGGGCGCGACGACAACGTCGTGATGCTCGGCGCGCACCTCGACAGCGTCGAGGACGGCCCCGGCATCAACGACAACGGCACCGGTTCCGCGGCGCTGCTCGAGGTCGCGGTCCAGCTCGCCAAGTCGAAGAAGCACAACAACACCGTGCGCTTCGCGTGGTGGGGCGCCGAGGAGCTCGGGCTCATCGGCTCGACCGAGTACGTCGAGGAGCTCGCGACGCAGGAGGGCGAGCTCGACCGCATCGCCACCTACCTGAACTTCGACATGGTCGGCTCGCCCAACTACGTCATCGGCGTGTACGACGCCGACCAGTCGACGTACGAGGCACCCGTCGAGGTCCCGGCCGGCTCGATCGAGACCGAGGACGTGTTCACCGACTACTTCGACAGCATCGGGCAGCCGTGGGTCGACACCGAGTTCTCGGGCCGCTCCGACTACCAGGCGTTCATCCTCAACGGCATCCCGGCGTCGGGCCTGTTCACCGGCGCCGACGACATCAAGACCGCCGAGGAGGTCGCGCTGTTCGGCGGCACGGAGGGCATCCAGCAGGACCCGAACTACCACTCGCCCGAGGACGACATCACGAACGTCAACACCACGGCGCTCGGGATCATGGTCAAGGCCATCGCGTTCGCGACGTACTCGCTCGCGCAGGACACGTCGGCGATCAACGGCGTCTCCGGCCCGGGCACCGGCCACGGCTACCCCGGCCACCCGGGTCACCCGGGCAAGGGCCGGCACGGCGGCACGCTCGCGCCGCAGGGGACGCAGGAGGGCTGGGAGCGCGCCGCCTGA
- a CDS encoding hemolysin family protein — translation MSDPWIVTGVTVALIALSAFFVAVEFALLAAKRHRLEDAAPTSRSARAALRSSTELTVLLAGSQLGITACTLALGAITKPAVHHWLTPVFETWGLALWLADAAGFVLALLIVTFLHLVVGEMAPKSWAIAHPETSATVLAIPMRAFMWATRPLLVALNDVANRCLTKVGVAPAAQVAAGQNPDDLRHLLEHSANVGALEPAYFAQLSGALELQDLTVQDLLTGSSRPTAVPVTATAADVQAATRTSGHLRILVGGPGSAQGVVHVRDTLVEPADRPVRELMRPVLALEAGTPVYAALTSMRESRNHLAVVVDDGTLRGVITLADVLARLFPRASTTPVGS, via the coding sequence ATGAGCGACCCCTGGATCGTCACCGGCGTCACCGTCGCCCTGATCGCGCTGAGCGCGTTCTTCGTCGCCGTCGAGTTCGCCCTGCTCGCCGCGAAGCGGCACCGGCTCGAGGACGCCGCGCCCACCAGCCGGTCAGCACGCGCCGCGCTCCGCAGCTCGACCGAGCTGACCGTCCTGCTCGCCGGGTCCCAGCTCGGGATCACCGCGTGCACCCTGGCGCTCGGGGCGATCACCAAGCCGGCCGTGCACCACTGGCTCACGCCCGTCTTCGAGACCTGGGGGCTGGCGCTGTGGCTGGCCGACGCCGCCGGGTTCGTCCTGGCGCTGCTGATCGTCACGTTCCTGCACCTCGTGGTCGGGGAGATGGCCCCCAAGTCCTGGGCCATCGCCCACCCGGAGACGTCCGCGACCGTGCTGGCGATCCCGATGCGCGCGTTCATGTGGGCCACCCGCCCGCTGCTCGTGGCGCTGAACGACGTGGCCAACCGGTGCCTGACCAAGGTCGGCGTCGCACCCGCCGCCCAGGTCGCCGCCGGGCAGAACCCCGACGACCTGCGCCACCTCCTCGAGCACTCCGCGAACGTCGGCGCGCTCGAGCCGGCCTACTTCGCCCAGCTCTCCGGCGCGCTCGAGCTCCAGGACCTCACGGTCCAGGACCTGCTCACCGGCAGCTCGCGGCCGACGGCCGTCCCGGTCACCGCGACCGCGGCCGACGTCCAGGCGGCGACCCGGACGTCGGGGCACCTGCGCATCCTCGTCGGCGGGCCGGGCTCGGCGCAGGGCGTCGTGCACGTGCGCGACACGCTGGTCGAACCGGCCGACCGGCCCGTGCGCGAGCTGATGCGGCCCGTGCTCGCGCTCGAGGCGGGCACGCCCGTCTACGCCGCGCTGACGTCGATGCGCGAGAGCCGCAACCACCTCGCCGTCGTGGTCGACGACGGCACCCTGCGCGGGGTGATCACCCTCGCCGACGTCCTCGCACGACTGTTCCCCCGGGCGTCGACCACCCCGGTCGGGTCCTGA
- a CDS encoding hemolysin family protein has protein sequence MWVLTLLLGVLVVLAITAVTGYFVAQEFAYMAVDRSRLTSRAGGGDAAAQRALAVTRRTSFMLSGAQLGITVTGLLVGYVAEPLIGESLGEALGGVGIPTGVGIAIGTVLALLFSTLVQMIFGELFPKNLAIARPEPVALWLARSTTVYLTVFGWLIRVFDAASNLLLRALRIEPVHDVEHSATVRDLEHIVEDSRDSGDLPAELSVLLDRIIDFPRRDVEHAMIPRAHVDVVDATETLAQVRARMAAGHSRYPVLTDDEQVVGVVHLDDVLAGAEGDGTPAARFMRSPLVLAASMTLPDALRELTRSRNRMACVIDEYGGFAGVLTLEDLAEELVGEITDEHDPATPTLAPVADDGIWVMAGDVHIDEVERAVGHDLPRDGYETIAGLVIAEHGSLPATGDAVHVELPPDPADLAHADEPAPVWMRVEVLEVERHVPALVRVTVPAEPPTTADAEEADR, from the coding sequence ATGTGGGTGCTCACGCTGCTGCTCGGCGTGCTCGTCGTCCTGGCGATCACCGCCGTGACGGGCTACTTCGTGGCCCAGGAGTTCGCGTACATGGCCGTGGACCGCTCGCGGCTGACCTCGCGCGCCGGTGGCGGCGACGCCGCGGCGCAGCGCGCGCTGGCGGTCACCCGGCGCACGTCCTTCATGCTGTCCGGCGCACAGCTCGGCATCACCGTCACGGGGCTGCTCGTCGGGTACGTCGCCGAGCCGCTGATCGGTGAGTCGCTGGGCGAGGCGCTCGGCGGCGTCGGGATCCCGACCGGCGTCGGGATCGCGATCGGCACGGTCCTCGCGCTGCTGTTCTCGACGCTCGTGCAGATGATCTTCGGCGAGCTGTTCCCGAAGAACCTCGCCATCGCGCGCCCGGAGCCGGTCGCCCTGTGGCTGGCCCGCTCGACCACGGTCTACCTGACCGTGTTCGGGTGGCTGATCCGGGTGTTCGACGCCGCGTCGAACCTGCTGCTGCGCGCGCTGCGGATCGAGCCGGTGCACGACGTCGAGCACTCGGCGACCGTGCGCGACCTCGAGCACATCGTCGAGGACTCCCGCGACAGCGGAGACCTCCCCGCCGAGCTGTCGGTGCTCCTGGACCGGATCATCGACTTCCCGCGCCGCGACGTCGAGCACGCGATGATCCCCCGTGCGCACGTCGACGTCGTCGACGCGACCGAGACGCTGGCGCAGGTCCGCGCCCGGATGGCCGCCGGTCACTCCCGGTACCCGGTGCTGACCGACGACGAGCAGGTCGTCGGCGTCGTCCACCTCGACGACGTGCTCGCCGGCGCCGAGGGCGACGGGACCCCTGCCGCGAGGTTCATGCGGTCCCCGCTGGTGCTCGCGGCGTCGATGACGCTTCCCGACGCCCTGCGCGAGCTGACCCGGTCGAGGAACCGGATGGCGTGCGTGATCGACGAGTACGGCGGCTTCGCCGGAGTCCTCACCCTGGAGGACCTGGCCGAGGAGCTCGTCGGGGAGATCACCGACGAGCACGACCCCGCCACCCCGACCCTCGCCCCGGTCGCGGACGACGGGATCTGGGTCATGGCGGGCGACGTGCACATCGACGAGGTGGAGCGCGCCGTCGGCCACGACCTCCCGCGCGACGGCTACGAGACGATCGCCGGCCTGGTCATCGCCGAGCACGGCTCCCTCCCCGCGACCGGGGACGCGGTGCACGTCGAGCTGCCTCCCGACCCCGCCGACCTGGCCCATGCCGACGAGCCCGCACCGGTGTGGATGCGCGTGGAGGTGCTCGAGGTCGAGCGGCACGTGCCGGCCCTCGTACGCGTCACCGTCCCGGCCGAACCCCCCACGACCGCCGACGCCGAGGAGGCCGACCGATGA
- a CDS encoding MFS transporter has protein sequence MLRALAHPVYRRLFLAQVVALAGTGLATVALGVLAYDLADADAGVVLGTAFAIKMLAYVLVAPFAAAVVARAPRRVVMIGADVVRLLVAASLPFVGDVWQVYLLVLVLQAASATFTPTFQSVIPDVLPDEDDYTAALSLSRLAYDLEAVLSPVLAAVLLLVVSPSTLFLGTAAGFAASALLVASVTLSAARHAPGPDDEPGTFGQRLRRGTSVFARTPALRPVLALNLAVAAPGAFVLVQTVTVVRSTFGQTNDAVALVLAANGLGSMAAAFALPRVLRRLPERRVMLGGAVALTAGAAAVPLALAVSSPVAGLVAVGALWVLIGLGWSSVETPVGRIIRRFVPARDLPAAFAAQFSLSHACWLVTYPLAGWLGSAVGLAPTALVLAAATAAATVTGLALWPRTAPGSVSPATRVPEPAAEATPPAAERTPVP, from the coding sequence GTGCTCCGTGCGCTCGCCCACCCCGTGTACCGGCGCCTCTTCCTGGCCCAGGTGGTCGCCCTCGCGGGCACCGGGCTGGCCACAGTGGCCCTCGGCGTGCTCGCGTACGACCTCGCCGACGCCGACGCCGGCGTGGTGCTGGGCACGGCGTTCGCGATCAAGATGCTCGCCTACGTGCTGGTCGCGCCGTTCGCCGCCGCAGTCGTCGCCCGGGCGCCGCGGCGGGTCGTGATGATCGGCGCCGACGTCGTGCGGCTCCTCGTCGCGGCGAGCCTGCCGTTCGTCGGCGACGTGTGGCAGGTCTACCTGCTGGTGCTCGTGCTGCAGGCGGCGTCGGCGACGTTCACCCCCACGTTCCAGTCGGTGATCCCCGACGTGCTGCCCGACGAGGACGACTACACCGCCGCCCTGTCGCTGTCGCGGCTGGCCTACGACCTCGAGGCCGTCCTGTCCCCGGTCCTCGCGGCGGTGCTGCTGCTCGTGGTGTCGCCGTCGACGCTCTTCCTCGGGACCGCCGCCGGGTTCGCCGCCTCGGCGCTGCTGGTCGCGTCGGTCACGCTGTCCGCCGCGCGGCACGCGCCCGGGCCGGACGACGAGCCCGGCACGTTCGGCCAGCGGCTGCGGCGCGGCACCTCGGTCTTCGCCCGGACCCCGGCGCTGCGCCCGGTCCTCGCGCTCAACCTCGCCGTCGCGGCACCGGGGGCGTTCGTGCTGGTCCAGACGGTCACGGTCGTGCGCTCGACGTTCGGGCAGACGAACGACGCCGTCGCCCTCGTGCTCGCGGCGAACGGGCTGGGGTCGATGGCGGCCGCGTTCGCGCTCCCCCGCGTCCTGCGCCGGCTCCCCGAGCGCCGGGTCATGCTCGGCGGCGCAGTCGCGCTGACCGCCGGCGCGGCGGCCGTGCCGCTCGCGCTGGCCGTGAGCTCGCCGGTGGCGGGGCTCGTCGCCGTCGGGGCGCTGTGGGTGCTGATCGGCCTCGGGTGGTCGAGCGTCGAGACCCCGGTCGGCCGGATCATCCGCCGCTTCGTCCCGGCCCGAGACCTGCCGGCCGCGTTCGCCGCGCAGTTCTCGCTCTCGCACGCGTGCTGGCTCGTCACCTACCCGCTCGCCGGCTGGCTGGGGTCCGCCGTGGGCCTGGCTCCGACGGCGCTGGTGCTCGCGGCCGCGACGGCGGCGGCGACCGTGACCGGGCTGGCGCTGTGGCCCAGGACGGCGCCCGGGTCGGTGTCGCCCGCGACGCGGGTGCCGGAGCCGGCGGCCGAGGCCACGCCGCCCGCCGCGGAACGCACCCCGGTGCCATGA
- a CDS encoding ArsR/SmtB family transcription factor, whose amino-acid sequence MDTAPRTTPGSADLDHAVDVLRLLADRTRLAVLALLEGTEMSVTTLAETLDRPTPAISQHLAKLRAGHLVVTRREGTTVFYSQANEHVAALVTNVLQHTEHTLYPVPPHHR is encoded by the coding sequence ATGGACACCGCCCCGCGGACCACCCCGGGCAGCGCCGACCTCGACCACGCGGTCGATGTCCTGCGCCTGCTCGCCGACCGCACGCGCCTGGCCGTCCTCGCGCTGCTCGAGGGCACCGAGATGTCCGTGACGACCCTCGCCGAGACGCTGGACCGCCCCACCCCGGCGATCTCCCAGCACCTCGCCAAGCTCCGCGCCGGTCACCTCGTGGTCACGCGCCGCGAGGGCACCACGGTGTTCTACTCGCAGGCCAACGAGCACGTCGCGGCCCTCGTCACGAACGTCCTGCAGCACACCGAGCACACGCTCTACCCGGTGCCGCCGCACCACCGGTAG
- a CDS encoding Rv2578c family radical SAM protein yields MRWEGQRLDQDEGGALPGLSLAGLVRSVQTPDFRGVTFHEVAAKSALNRVPEASRMPFRWTVNPMRGCLHACTYCFARPTHEYLDLDAGRDFETQIVVKTNVVEVLRAELGRRSWQREHVALGTNTDPYQRAEGRYSLMPGIIGALAGSGTPLSILTKGPLLKRDLPQLTAAARDVPVGVAVSLAVLDPALQHALEPGTPGPRARLDLVRAVRDAGLSCGVLVAPVLPWLTDSEEHLDALLGELAKVGASGVTVMPLHLRGSVKPWFLRWLTEEHPHLVARYRGLYGRGAYVPDDYRRWLRERVAPLRRRHGFVSAAERQPGLGPGVEGFPPGSLPTPRGGPVEAPQDVGGQLTLF; encoded by the coding sequence ATGCGGTGGGAAGGCCAGCGGCTCGACCAGGACGAGGGCGGCGCCCTGCCCGGGCTCTCGCTCGCGGGCCTCGTGCGGAGCGTGCAGACGCCCGACTTCCGCGGCGTGACGTTCCACGAGGTCGCCGCCAAGAGCGCGCTCAACCGGGTCCCCGAGGCGTCGCGGATGCCGTTCCGGTGGACCGTCAACCCGATGCGAGGGTGCCTGCACGCGTGCACGTACTGCTTCGCGCGGCCCACGCACGAGTACCTCGACCTCGACGCCGGTCGCGACTTCGAGACCCAGATCGTCGTCAAGACCAACGTCGTCGAGGTCCTGCGCGCCGAGCTCGGCCGCCGCTCCTGGCAGCGCGAGCACGTCGCCCTCGGCACCAACACCGACCCCTACCAGCGGGCCGAGGGCCGGTACTCCCTCATGCCGGGGATCATCGGCGCGCTCGCGGGCTCGGGCACCCCGCTGTCCATCCTCACGAAGGGCCCGCTGCTCAAGCGGGACCTCCCGCAGCTCACCGCCGCCGCGCGGGACGTCCCGGTCGGTGTCGCCGTCTCGCTGGCCGTGCTCGACCCGGCGCTGCAGCACGCGCTCGAGCCGGGCACCCCGGGACCGCGAGCGCGCCTCGACCTCGTGCGGGCCGTGCGCGACGCGGGGCTGTCGTGCGGGGTGCTCGTCGCGCCCGTCCTGCCGTGGCTCACCGACTCCGAGGAGCACCTCGACGCGCTGCTCGGCGAGCTCGCGAAGGTCGGGGCCAGCGGCGTGACGGTCATGCCGCTGCACCTGCGGGGCTCGGTCAAGCCGTGGTTCCTGCGCTGGCTCACCGAGGAGCACCCGCATCTCGTCGCGCGCTACCGGGGGCTCTACGGGCGGGGGGCGTACGTGCCCGACGACTACCGGCGGTGGCTGCGCGAGCGCGTCGCGCCGCTGCGGCGGCGGCACGGCTTCGTGAGCGCGGCCGAGCGGCAGCCGGGTCTGGGCCCGGGCGTCGAGGGGTTCCCGCCCGGGTCGCTCCCCACGCCGCGCGGTGGGCCGGTCGAGGCGCCGCAGGACGTGGGCGGCCAGCTCACGCTGTTCTGA
- a CDS encoding PPOX class F420-dependent oxidoreductase, with the protein MPRRIATADRVSRDELLEFLRPRHHAVLLTRRRSGAPQLSPVTCGVDDAGCLVVSTYPDRAKAVNVRRDSQVSACVMSDDFDGPWVQVDGTAEVVDPPESVEPLVEYYRNIAGEHPDWAEYRQAMLDQGKSLIRLHIEGWGPVATGGFPARLADG; encoded by the coding sequence GTGCCGCGACGCATCGCCACCGCCGACCGAGTGAGCCGCGACGAGCTCCTCGAGTTCCTGCGCCCGCGCCACCACGCCGTGCTTCTCACCCGCCGCAGGTCCGGCGCGCCGCAGCTCTCGCCCGTGACGTGCGGCGTCGACGACGCCGGGTGCCTCGTCGTCTCGACGTACCCGGACCGCGCGAAGGCGGTCAACGTCCGGCGGGACTCGCAGGTCAGCGCGTGCGTGATGTCGGACGACTTCGACGGGCCCTGGGTGCAGGTCGACGGGACCGCCGAGGTGGTCGACCCGCCCGAGTCGGTCGAGCCGCTCGTCGAGTACTACCGCAACATCGCCGGCGAGCACCCCGACTGGGCGGAGTACCGCCAGGCGATGCTCGACCAGGGCAAGTCGCTCATCCGGCTGCACATCGAGGGCTGGGGGCCCGTCGCGACCGGGGGCTTCCCGGCGCGGCTCGCGGACGGGTGA
- a CDS encoding alpha/beta hydrolase, translating into MNRPRTSSLVSVLTALALVGTAAAGASAAQASARGPIGDVEAQRVDRVPTPNPSWFDCSPAFGEGNECTTVNLPLDYDQPRGATTAVAVLRHPATDQANKIGSLFLNPGGPGGSGVGIAAQASMFLGPEVLERFDIVGIDPRGTNFSDNVRCWENMGEQAADLQGWDVPFPVTDDEEAAYVAASERVGQACSTTGKPLSGSMSTAEVARDMDVIRRMVGDTQLTYLGFSYGSYLGNVYASMFPGRVRAVAIDGVLDPQGWQGSRATQSTPVTTRITSGEGAAQALQEILLRCEKAGPEYCRLAGYGDPQDLFAQITASLRVEPLDLVDPETGEVYLTLTYPVLISFLLGDLYAPIAAEFVDLDLSFVWELLQEPAEPGTEAAARQDAARQGLLERYRTQQEQAKAADVTEAEQRAALGFAFPYDNSPEAFLSVLCTDSRNPVYAASWPGHADRADARAPDFGRLWTWGSSPCAQHTWTVRDEDAYTGTFTKATANPVLVVGNYWDPATNYDGAVNAARLLPNSRLLSSDSWGHTAYGTSACVTDAIDTYLLTRATPPAGTLCVGDDQPFTVPLATPEGPESGARSARSDRLPPVVPPVPGALPRG; encoded by the coding sequence ATGAACCGACCACGCACGTCCAGTCTCGTCTCCGTCCTCACCGCTCTCGCGCTCGTCGGCACCGCCGCCGCCGGCGCGAGCGCGGCCCAGGCGTCCGCACGGGGCCCGATCGGGGATGTCGAGGCGCAGCGCGTCGACCGCGTCCCGACGCCGAACCCGAGCTGGTTCGACTGCAGCCCGGCGTTCGGCGAGGGCAACGAGTGCACCACCGTGAACCTGCCGCTCGACTACGACCAGCCCCGGGGCGCGACCACCGCCGTCGCGGTCCTGCGCCACCCGGCGACCGACCAGGCGAACAAGATCGGCTCGCTGTTCCTCAACCCCGGTGGCCCGGGCGGCTCGGGCGTGGGCATCGCGGCTCAGGCCAGCATGTTCCTGGGACCTGAGGTGCTCGAGAGGTTCGACATCGTCGGCATCGACCCGCGTGGCACCAACTTCAGCGACAACGTGCGCTGCTGGGAGAACATGGGCGAGCAGGCCGCCGACCTCCAGGGCTGGGACGTCCCGTTCCCCGTCACGGACGACGAGGAGGCGGCCTACGTCGCGGCGTCCGAGCGCGTCGGCCAGGCGTGCTCGACGACCGGCAAGCCGTTGTCCGGCTCGATGTCCACGGCCGAGGTCGCTCGTGACATGGACGTCATCCGGCGCATGGTGGGCGACACGCAGCTCACGTACCTCGGCTTCTCCTACGGCAGCTACCTCGGCAACGTGTACGCCAGCATGTTCCCGGGCCGGGTCCGGGCGGTCGCGATCGACGGGGTCCTCGACCCGCAGGGCTGGCAGGGCAGCCGCGCCACCCAGAGCACCCCGGTGACGACCCGAATCACGTCGGGCGAGGGCGCCGCGCAGGCGCTCCAGGAGATCCTGCTCCGCTGCGAGAAGGCCGGCCCGGAGTACTGCCGGCTGGCCGGGTACGGCGACCCGCAGGACCTGTTCGCCCAGATCACGGCGTCGCTCCGGGTGGAGCCGCTCGACCTCGTGGACCCGGAGACGGGTGAGGTCTACCTGACGCTCACGTACCCGGTCCTGATCTCGTTCCTGCTGGGCGACCTGTACGCACCGATCGCCGCGGAGTTCGTCGACCTGGACCTCAGCTTCGTGTGGGAGCTCCTGCAGGAGCCCGCAGAGCCGGGGACCGAGGCCGCCGCGCGGCAGGACGCCGCACGCCAGGGGCTCCTGGAGCGGTACCGCACGCAGCAGGAGCAGGCGAAGGCGGCGGACGTGACCGAGGCCGAGCAGCGTGCGGCGCTCGGGTTCGCGTTCCCGTACGACAACTCGCCCGAGGCGTTCCTCTCGGTCCTGTGCACGGACAGCCGGAACCCCGTCTACGCCGCCTCGTGGCCCGGGCACGCGGACCGCGCCGACGCGAGGGCCCCCGACTTCGGGCGGCTGTGGACGTGGGGCTCGTCGCCCTGCGCGCAGCACACGTGGACCGTGCGCGACGAGGACGCCTACACCGGGACCTTCACCAAGGCGACGGCCAACCCGGTGCTCGTCGTCGGCAACTACTGGGACCCGGCGACGAACTACGACGGCGCGGTCAACGCGGCGCGGCTCCTGCCGAACAGCCGGCTGCTGTCGAGCGACAGCTGGGGTCACACCGCGTACGGCACGTCGGCGTGCGTGACGGACGCGATCGACACGTACCTGCTGACGCGTGCGACGCCGCCCGCGGGGACGCTGTGCGTCGGGGACGACCAGCCGTTCACCGTCCCGCTCGCGACGCCCGAGGGCCCGGAGTCCGGTGCGCGGTCCGCGCGGTCCGACCGGCTGCCGCCCGTGGTGCCGCCCGTCCCGGGGGCGCTCCCCCGCGGCTGA